One window of Drosophila busckii strain San Diego stock center, stock number 13000-0081.31 chromosome 3L, ASM1175060v1, whole genome shotgun sequence genomic DNA carries:
- the LOC108599097 gene encoding uncharacterized protein LOC108599097 has protein sequence MCDCGCYSYCLHDTSCYSHSHYHSHSHSHHCCAGYKYLKCLCRYYRHTHCTCSCWRRKCYLL, from the coding sequence ATGTGCGACTGTGGCTGCTACTCGTACTGCTTGCATGACACCTCCTGCTACTCGCACAGTCACTaccattcgcattcgcattcgcatcaCTGCTGCGCTGGCTACAAGTATCTGAAGTGCCTATGTCGCTACTATAGACACACCCATTGCACCTGCTCCTGTTGGCGTCGCAAATGTTATCTGCTCTAA
- the LOC108599245 gene encoding uncharacterized protein LOC108599245, translated as MADEENAEAVTAAVEEQPENAADGIMSPLKLMDDAASEATVGVEDEDDEDEEESDADSESDLFELLHSDSEDNEEQMQQYREYLDLTKQIDCQNAIIKDLKSQMRDLLHLPCQTRSDKLKCKQLNICLQQESLKLKTMMNRAIQLQNFGSQRWYAELELETTGLEEQLMKGNRFQGCSGLSRDAANFDCNVEDSDDECCR; from the coding sequence ATGGCGGATGAGGAAAACGCTGAAGCtgtaacagcagcagttgaagaGCAGCCTGAAAATGCAGCCGATGGCATCATGTCGCCTCTCAAGCTCATGGACGATGCAGCATCGGAAGCTACAGTGGGCGTTGAAGATGAAGACGACGAAGATGAAGAGGAATCCGATGCTGATTCCGAAAGCGATctctttgagctgctgcactCGGACAGCGAAGACAACGAagagcaaatgcaacaatatCGCGAGTATCTGGACCTAACCAAGCAAATCGATTGCCAGAATGCCATTATCAAGGATTTGAAGTCACAAATGCGCGACTTGCTCCACTTGCCCTGCCAAACGCGCAGCGACAAACTTAAGTGTAAACAATTGaacatttgtttgcagcaGGAGAGTCTCAAGCTCAAGACGATGATGAATCGCGCCATACAGCTGCAGAATTTCGGCTCTCAGCGTTGGTATGCggaactggagctggagaCCACAGGCCTGGAGGAGCAGCTGATGAAAGGCAATAGATTCCAAGGCTGCTCGGGCCTAAGCAGAGATGCTGCCAATTTTGATTGTAATGTTGAGGACTCGGATGATGAGTGCTGCagatga